The following coding sequences are from one Oncorhynchus nerka isolate Pitt River linkage group LG6, Oner_Uvic_2.0, whole genome shotgun sequence window:
- the LOC115125741 gene encoding synaptopodin 2-like protein produces METERGHMSVRRGVSWSPGGGRKSLQGGQGRDVDTGNRESNASWEKRDNRGIKGQVTSTSTNQLARKTNLTRSASLSEKELKEARVRSQIIAAQLTVPSGCSNSRGVQLFNRRQQRVNAFTLESCGERTREEEREERDGDTRNNNLTWEEERGGPSEGTETDRQLNRSGIKQPLWSPPSGSDVMKDPGDEHIYEEVETVTQERHFQPVNERQGEEEERSGEREREEIYEDIEGEVKDEIMSVNENNTGPVREEVGMNRGSYTYPTAPPETRNGFHSTQGSAGEIQNGGRVSMSLSRQAPTIVNRTARPFFSPPTVQPKSPEARSPVMDNNIPPVPSYPTPTLPPASSDSTPPLPPFTATRPVAFSPPPPPPSYPMPPLPAFPIHPPPPSQSLSSPPAMSTVMFPRSTPVPQYNPPPTAAPVSQYLPPHPPVTHNIPPPSSPRPNTFVPFTPQPIGQQNQQQPIKTGILEEGAAAIRRSSTARKSMFTFKEKPVMAPNPELLSLVQGNDDRKKHGLRSVPDSAPEEELLALGAEASNFLAKEEVKEEAANVPEWSSCLKSSRTREPRGQHQPEQILTNASGKGAELFAKRQSRMEKYVVENQNVSGGGGGQMRSPSPTASLPPSWVYPSNMPGRVKAIANNTDLSARLTRTLQTPQPSNRRPSQQAQTPAPVPEEPPLENGCTKIEMDLSRHKPYQLNSSLFIFNPVQDSTSTLLSALPRGAPPPPKPLVSSEAYSRQASLPSSNPPSHNYNSLPRFRPTMSPSLQPPSGGIGGGDNDPPQHGGTPQLRDTRITSPVSIFSPDRVASPRSSVQAPRPTFSAKRAGIEPQTRKESPPTPIHTTPTPTRTPQFTRRFSSPEGPPTPSGVRSPTPQTSITSSSSSRPHHQGTTTPTSPVSPPWETRCQSPAVVNQTTKPFSTASLSRPKPSTTTSPISPVSPWGSRCQSPNINQTTKPFSTTISNSSSSRPSHQGTITSPLSPSTLSPPWGSRCQSPIISPNNSKANHRLLAKNIINAAKRKNSPSPGALSSHNLPISPLGDNTTHQHHQGYDHSSSSSKPPFSPYQSRAMGCQSPPFASPPPTPTGVIRSPVRLYNTRSLTDSDASVESEDSGLRSPGLQRTPNTCPRGWGGSLRVKRGSFGTDL; encoded by the exons ACCTGACACGTAGTGCCAGCCTATCAGAGAAGGAGTTGAAGGAGGCGAGGGTGAGGTCACAGATCATCGCTGCCCAGTTGACCGTCCCGTCTGGCTGCTCCAACTCCCGCGGAGTCCAGCTCTTCAACCGCCGCCAGCAGAGAGTCAACGCCTTCACGCTAGAGAGCTGCGGGGAAAGAACAAGGgaagaggagcgagaggagagagacggagataccAGGAATAACAACCTGACATGGGAAGAAGAGCGAGGGGGACCTAgtgaggggacagagacagacagacaactgaaCCGCAGCGGGATAAAACAACCACTCTGGTCGCCACCCTCTGGAAGTGACGTCATGAAGGACCCAGGTGACGAGCACATCTACGAGGAAGTGGAAACAGTGACACAGGAGAGACACTTCCAGCCGGTGAACGAGAGacaaggggaggaggaagagaggagtggagagagagaaagagaggaaatatACGAGGATATTGAGGGTGAAGTGAAGGATGAGATAATGTCAGTAAATGAAAACAACACCGGTCCAGTCAGAGAGGAAGTGGGGATGAATAGGGGGTCATACACTTACCCCACAGCTCCCCCTGAGACCCGTAATGGCTTCCACAGCACCCAGGGCTCTGCTGGAGAGATCCAGAATGGAGGCCGAGTTTCTATGTCCCTGTCCAGACAGGCCCCCACCATCGTCAACCGGACAGCCAGACCCTTCTTCTCCCCGCCCACCGTACAACCCAAGTCCCCAGAGGCCAGGAGTCCCGTCATGGATAACAACATACCTCCAGTTCCCTCTTATCCTACCCCAACTCTTCCCCCAGCTTCCTCAgactccactccccctctccctcctttcactGCCACTCGCCCCGTagccttctcccctcctccccctcctccctcataccccatgcctcctctcccagCCTTCCcaatccatcctcctcctccctcccagtctctctccagtcctcccGCCATGTCTACCGTCATGTTCCCTAGATCTACACCCGTCCCCCAGTACAACCCTCCTCCTACAGCTGCCCCAGTGTCCCAGTATCTACCCCCTCACCCTCCTGTCACCCACAACATCCCTCCTCCAAGTTCCCCTAGACCCAACACCTTTGTCCCCTTCACCCCTCAGCCTATAGGCCAACAGAACCAGCAGCAGCCAATCAAAACGGGAATCCTGGAGGAAGGGGCGGCGGCCATCAGACGATCGTCGACAGCCAGGAAGTCCATGTTCACCTTTAAGGAGAAGCCTGTCATGGCACCCAACCCTGAACTCCTCTCTCTGGTCCAGGGGAACGATGATAGGAAGAAGCACGGCCTCCGCTCCGTTCCCGACTCAGCCCCAGAGGAGGAGCTGCTGGCTCTGGGGGCCGAGGCCTCTAACTTCCTAGCcaaggaggaggtgaaggaggaggctGCCAATGTGCCGGAGTGGTCCTCCTGTCTCAAGAGCTCCAGGACCAGGGAGCCCAGGGGGCAGCACCAGCCAGAGCAGATCCTGACCAACGCATCAGGGAAGGGGGCCGAGCTATTCGCTAAGCGCCAGTCCAGGATGGAGAAGTACGTAGTGGAGAACCAGAATGTCTCCGGTGGTGGAGGTGGTCAGATGAGGTCTCCGTCTCCCACAGCATCTCTGCCGCCATCTTGGGTCTATCCATCTAATATGCCTGGCCGGGTCAAAGCTATTGCTAACAACACTGACCTCAGTGCCAGGCTGACCCGGACCCTCCAGACCCCTCAGCCCTCGAACAGGAGGCCCAGCCAGCAGGCTCAAACTCCGGCCCCAGTCCCCGAGGAACCACCCTTGGAGAACGGCTGCACCAAGATAGAGATGGATCTCTCCAGGCACAAGCCCTACCAGCTCAACTCCTCCCTGTTCATCTTCAACCCAGTCCAGGACTCTACCAGCACCCTGCTGAGCGCTCTGCCCCGGGGGGCCCCGCCACCACCTAAACCCCTGGTCTCATCTGAGGCCTACTCCAGGCAGgcctccctgccctcctccaaccctccatcACACAACTACAACAGCCTGCCCCGCTTCAGGCCTACCATGTCCCCTTCACTTCAGCCCCCATCAGGAGGAATTGGAGGTGGGGATAACGATCCTCCTCAACACGGGGGAACTCCACAGCTGAGGGACACCAGGATCACCTCTCCTGTCTCTATCTTCTCTCCGGACAGAGTGGCCTCTCCTCGGTCGAGCGTCCAGGCACCCAGACCCACCTTCTCTGCCAAGAGGGCAGGGATCGAACCCCAG ACGAGGAAGGAGTCGCCTCCAACCCCGATCCACACCACCCCCACTCCCACCAGGACACCCCAGTTCACCCGTCGGTTCAGCAGCCCAGAGGGACCCCCCACTCCCAGTGGGGTCCGGTCCCCTACCCCCCAGACCagcatcacctcctcctcctcttccaggcCCCACCACCAGGGCACCACCACACCCACttcccctgtctccccacccTGGGAGACAAGGTGCCAGTCCCCCGCTGTCGTCAACCAGACCACCAAACCCTTCTCTACAGCCTCTTTATCCAGGCCTAAACCATCCACTACCACCTCACCTATATCGCCTGTATCTCCCTGGGGGTCCCGCTGTCAATCCCCTAACATCAACCAGACAACCAAGCCTTTCTCCACCACCATCTCCAACTCTTCCTCTTCCAGACCCTCTCACCAAGGCaccatcacctctcctctctccccctcaaccCTGTCCCCTCCCTGGGGTTCCAGATGCCAGTCTCCCATCATCAGCCCCAACAACTCCAAGGCAAACCATCGCCTGTTAGCCAAGAACATCATCAACGCGGCCAAACGTAAAAACAGCCCGTCCCCAGGTGCTCTGAGCAGCCACAATCTCCCAATCTCCCCACTAGGTGACAACACCACCCACCAGCACCACCAGGGCTACGACCACAGTAGCAGCAGCTCCAAACCCCCCTTCAGCCCCTACCAGTCCAGGGCCATGGGGTGCCAGTCTCCCCCCTTCGCCAGccctcctcccacccctacagggGTGATCCGGTCCCCAGTAAGGCTCTACAACACCAGGTCCCTCACTGACTCGGATGCTTCGGTGGAGTCGGAGGACTCTGGGCTGAGGTCTCCAGGACTGCAGCGTACCCCCAACACCTGTCCCCGGGGCTGGGGCGGCAGCCTGAGGGTGAAGAGGGGCAGTTTTGGCACCGACCTCTAG